The region AGTGTCGTCATTGGCAAATACAGATCGTGCTCAGAAAAACGGAACAAAGAGCTTGGATCGTGCATTAAAACATTGGTATCTAGAACAAAGAGACTAGGAGGGCCGGTGCGAATAACACGTTTTGGTTTTGCTGGAGCTGCCGCTTTTTGCGCGTTACGAGTTGGGCTGCGATCCATCTTGATTTTTTCAAGAGCAACTTCTGCAGCAGATAAATCTTCCTCTGCGTCATTTGTCCAATTAGATGCTTCTACCACCACTGGCTTTGCTTGCGAAGGACGTTTCTTTAAGTCCGGGGTGTCCTTACGACTCAGCTTTACTTGATCAGCAATTTGAGTGGGGATGGGTGGCAGGGGCATGGACTCTCCTAAAAGAAAAAACCGCCAAGCGAAGTGCATTGACGGTTTGTTGCGAAACGATTTGCGTGTACATCTAAAAAACGGCGGGGGTTGCTCTCCAAACCTGTTTTACGATCTTCAGGCTTCTGGTTTAAACGGATTGTCAGACTTTCCCGTCGTTTACGGTGCATATGAATTACTTTACCCCAAATTTTGGGGTTTGCAACTACCTCTACACAAATTCTTTAAAAATTTATTTAGTAGCTTGAGCAGCTTGTAATACATCTGTCACATGGCCAGGAACCTTAAGACCACGCCACTCTTGTGCAAGCTTGCCAGAAGAGTCAAAAAGGAAGGTGCTCCGCTCGATCCCTCGGACTTGTTTGCCGTACATATTTTTCATTTTGATAACACCAAACAGCTGACATAGGATTTCTTCTGTATCGGCAACGAGCTCAAATGGCAACTGCAATTTGCTACGGAAGTTGTCATGTGATTTGAGGCTGTCGCGGGAAACCCCAACGATCAAAGTGTTGGCCTTAGTGAACGCCTCAATGTTGTCTCTGAACTCGCCTGACTCTGCTGTACAGCCTGGAGTCATATCCTTAGGATAAAAATACAAAACCAATTTTTTCCCTTTTGCTGAAGCGGGGGAAAATGTGAGGCTCGAAGTTGCTGGGATAGAGCATGGAGGAATGGGTTGACCAATTGCGACTGTCATGATGATCCTTCTTTAAGTAAGTCTCGTACGTTTTAGTTGTGCTGAATAATCAGTTCGCCACTTCGATTAGGTATCTCACCCCAGGTGAGTGGCAATACTGCTATTTTATCGAGTTGTTTGGTGGCTTCCCAGGATTTATGAAGCTCACCCATGGTGACTAGCTCATGGCCTTGATTGAGCCAGCCAGCCAATAACTGCTCAAACGCAGGCAGTAGCTTTTGTCCTTCTAGCTCGGCATGGAGGGTGAAGACCTGATCATTGGGGTTGCTTTGGGTGATCTCTAGTAGTTTTTTAACCGCTCCAAACTCATCTGCGCCATCAATTCCGATGAGCTCATCAAAGGTGGGGAGTGTGGTCGGATACTGCACATGCTTTGCTTTGCCTGATGGCAGGGCTAATCGGTAGGGCATCAGGTTTGGTTCTGCTCGTCCATCTGAGGAATACTGAATTCCCCATTGGTCGAGTTGCTCAAATGCTGCTGTATTCATTTGCCAACCCGCGGCACCATAAGTCACTGGTGAATGACCGAAGATTTGAACAAAACGATCCCAGCTCTTTTGCATCATCGCTTTTGTCCAAGTCGCATCTTGGTCTCGCACCGCATCTTGCCAAGCTACATGGTCCCAAGTATGAATACCTGTTTCATGCCCAGCTTGATCAATCTCACGCATCTCAGCCGCTGCTTTTTTACCGATATCAGGTCCTGGCAGAAAAACGCCATACAAAAGGGTTTTGATGCCGTAGTGCTCGACTACTGAAGTGCGGCTTACTTTTTTCAAAAAGCCAGGGCGAAAGACTCTCTTGAGAGCCCACCCTGTATGGTCAGGCCCCAGGCTAAATAGAAAGCTGGCTTTGAGGTCAAAACGCTTGAGGGTGCGCGCCAGGTTGGGGACGCCCTCTTTAGTGCCGCGTAGGGTATCGACATCAACCTTGAGAGCGATTTTGGCCATGAACCTCGGAACTTATTCTTTGTCGACTAAGTGACGGGCTTTATCAACATCCTGACGATAGGCTTCAAAAATATTCTTGAGCGCATCAGCCATCGTTGTTGTTGGCTTCCAGCCTAATTCACTCATCGTGTTGTCAATTGCTGGCACACGATTTTGAACGTCTTGATAACCTTCGCCGTAATAAGCACCCGATGTCGTTTCTACAATCTTCACATCATTTGCAGTCTTAGCGTACTCAGGAATACTGCGAGCAATATCGAGCATTTGATTAGCTAATTCACGTACTGAGTGATTATTTTTTGGATTACCAATGTTGTAGATCTTGCCGTTGGCAATACCATCTTTATTGGCGATGATATGCATTAATGCATCGATACCGTCATCTATATAAGTAAAGGCGCGTTTTTGCGCACCACCATCTACTAAGTTGATGGGTTCGCCACGAACAATATGGCCCAAGAACTGAGTGACAACACGAGATGAGCCTTCTTTAGGAGTGTAGATACTATCTAAGCCAGGACCGATCCAGTTAAACGGGCGGAAGAGTGTGAAGCGTAAGCCTTCCATGCCATAACCCCAAATCACACGATCCATTAGTTGCTTGGAGCAGGCATAAATCCAGCGCGGTTTATTGATTGGGCCATAAACCATATTCGATTTTGACGGATCAAACTCACTGTCTTCGCACATGCCATAAACCTCAGAGGTAGATGGAAAGACCAAATGCTTTTTGTATTTCACGGCAGAGCGCACGATCGGAAGATTGGCTTCGAAATCAAGCTCAAATACTTTGAGTGGTTGCTGCACATAAGTAGCTGGTGTTGCAATAGCGACCAAAGGCAAGATGACATCGCACTTGCGAATGTGATATTCGACCCACTCTTTATTAATGGTGATATCACCTTCAAAGAAATGCATGCGCGGATGATTGATGAGGTCGCCAAGACGATCATTTTGCATATCCATTCCATAGACATCCCAACTGGTTGTCTCCAGAATACGTTTTGAAAGGTGGTGGCCAATAAAGCCATTAACGCCAAGAATGAGTACTTTTTTCATCTTTACTGCCTCGTTTTAATCTAATTTGTTATTGCTTATTTGCCAGCAGGGAACCATTCCAAGATTTCTACTGCTTGGCGATCCCCGCAAATGCCGAATACCCGATTATCAACCACTTGGATGCCCGCAAGCCCAAGATCCAGATTGGCCGCAAATGGCCCCTTGAGGCTTGTTTTGCTGACAATCATGGTCTTGCCCTGATGGTCTGTGAAGGCGCCTGGATAAGGGGGTGCTACTGCTCTGACCAGGTTATGGACCTGCAGTGCTGTTTGATCCCAATGAATTTGCCCGTCTGACGGCTTTCTGCCCCCAAAATAGCTTCCTTTTTCGAGCTCATTGGGTTTACGGGTGATTTTGCCGGTAATGAGATCTGGTAAAACTTGAGTAATGACCTTTACGGCTGCCTGACTGACTTTGCCAAACACCTCTGTGGCAGTTTCATCAGGGCCAATAGCAACCGAGGCTTGTCCAACAATGTCTCCGGCATCTGGTTTGGCTTCCATGACATGCAAAGTAGCCCCAGTTTCAGATTCACCATGCAAGATTGCCCAATTCACTGGTGCTCGGCCGCGATATTTAGGAAGTAGAGAGCCATGCATATTGAGTGCTGCAATTTTGGCAATGGCCAAGATCTCTGCGGAAATCATGTGGCGATAGTAAAAAGAAAAAATGTAATCGGGAGCAAGTGCTCGTAGCCTGGGGATCAATTCGACCAATTGACTTGCGTTAGGTGTGATGCAGTCAATATTTTTTTCTTGGCAAAGCTGAGCCACACTACCGAACCATACATTTTCATTGGGATCATCTTGGTGGGTCACTACTAAATCCACTTTGATACCAGCCGCAATAAGTGCCTTTAGGCAACCGACACCAACATTGTGATATGCAAAGACGACTGCGTGCAATTATTTTTTCTCTAAAACAGTTTGCACAACATAACGAGGGCGCTCTCTGACTTGCTGATAGATACGCCCGATATATTCGCCTAGTAAACCTAATCCAAATAACATCACGCCGATCAAGAAGAAGGTCAGAGCAAACAGCGTGAAGACCCCTTCAACCTCGGCGCCCAGAACAAAGCGGCGTACCAATAGATAGACGAATAGGCTGCCTGCAGCAAGCGCTAAGAGCATGCCCAGTATGGAGAAGATCTGCAAAGGCATTACAGAGAAGCCAGTGACCAAATCGAAATTCAAACGAATTAACTGATACAAACTGTATTTGGACTCACCTGCAAAACGTTCTTCGTGTTTGACGGTAATTTCTGTTGGATTGGCTGCAAATGTATAGGCCAGTGCTGGAATAAATGTATTGCTCTCATCGCATTGACGAACTAAATCCACAATGCGACGGCTATAGCCACGCAGCATGCAGCCTTGATCGGTCATCGTAATACGGGTAATTTTTTCACGTAGACGATTCATGAGGCGAGAGGCAAATTTTCTGAAGAAGCTATCTTGACGAGCTGATCGAATTGTTCCTACGTAGTCATGACCATTTAATAATTGCTCAGTGAGTGCATCAATTTCTTCTGGCGGATTTTGAAGGTCGGCATCCAGGGTAATGATGTGTTCACCTTGGGCATATTCAAAGCCAGCCATGATGGCCATATGTTGACCAAAATTGCTATGAAATATCACAGCACGAGTCACGTCAGGTCGTAGTTCAACTTGTTTAGCCAGGATGCCGGCGGAACGATCTTTGCTGCCATCGTTTACAAAAACGATTTCATAGGCAATTTTGCGTTTGGCCGCAAGGGCATCTAGCGCAGGGTAGAGGCGATCAAATAATGCTTGAAGCCCATCTTCCTCGTTGTAAACGGGAATAACAATACTGAGCTTCGGATTGGCAACTAAATTTGCAGTCATGCCGCAATTTTGCCTGATTCTGGGGATGTAACCCAAGATTACTAGTTTTTACGGTATTTTTTTAAGATACCAACTAATCCCTTGGCTATGCGGCCAATATCCTCATCAGTCATGGCTGGAAACAAAGGGAGCGTTAGGATGGAGCGCCCAATACGTTCGGCAATGGGTGTGTCAGAGGTTTTGTAGCCCTGATCTTTATAAAGCGTGAATCCAGTAATGGCTGGGTAATGCACTCCAGTGCCAATGCCCAGATCTTTTAACTCCATCATCACTTGTGCTCGATCAATTGTTATTTGATCCAAAGGCAAAACCACTTGGAACATGTGCCAATTCGTATCGGTAAAGCTTTCTACTGGCAACTCGAGATTTAAATCTTCTAAGCCAGCGGATTTGAGTTCTGTGCGAATGAGATCAAAGTATTGGCGCGCTAGTGCTGCTCTGCGTGTTTGATAACTTGGTAATTGTTTTAGTTGCTCTAGGCCGATAACTGCGTTGACATCGGTGAGGTTATCTTTTCCGCCCAGCACATCTACATCCATACCATCCATGCCTTGGCGAGTGAGACCTTGCAAACGCAATTTTTCAGCTAACTTTGCCTCGGCTTCATTGTTCAGAACAAGGCAGCCACCCTCAACAGTAGAGAGATTTTTATTGGCCTGAAAACTAAAGCTCACTAGATCACCAATGCTGCCAATTCGCTTGCCTTGCCACTGGGAGCCAAAGGCCTGCGCAGCATCTTCTATTACGCGCAGCTTATATTGATTGGCTATGGCGTAGAGTCGATCCATGTCTACGGGCAGTCCTGCTAAATAGACGGGCATGATCGCGCGTGTTTTTGGTGTAATTGCATTAGCCACTTTATTGAGGTCGATATTGCGAGTAATGGGATCAATATCTACAAAGACGGGTTTAGCGCCGACACCCAAAATCACATTTGAAGTAGCAACCCAAGAAATCGGAGTGGTGATGACTTCATCACCAGGGCCAATGCCAGCAACTTGCAATGCAATTTTCATTGTGGCTGTGCCATTGGCAAAACACCGCACCGGACGACCTCCAAAATATTCGCTCAGAGTGGATTCAAATTCTGCGAGCTTGGGACCTGAGGTTACCCAACCAGAACGTAAAACCTCGGCAACCGCATCAATCGTTTCTTGATTGAAGTTCGGGCGCGTGAACGGAATAAATGTTGGTGCTGACATGAGTAACCTTTATTGAGGCGTCGCAGTAGATGTATCAGGGTGTTTCACAATTACTCTTCGAGAGTCACGATCCACCTCTTGCATGGGTAAGTTTAGACTTTGCAGCGCTACAAATTGCTCTGGAACCATCATGGCATAAGCGGTTTGATCTTCTTTCCAGCGCGCAATGAAGGCATCTAGGGTAGGTAACCACAGCTCAGGCTCTTGATCGACGCCAAATCGCAATTCATCTGGATCCTCAACCATGATCATGGTGTGACCTAAATAAAATGGCATGGTGTGGTCCAGCATGCGAACTGAATAGAAATTCACTTTTTCCGGAATCGTATTTTTGATCCGATTAGCAAGATCAATTCCAGAAACAGCGCGACCTAAAGTTTCATGGCCAGTGCCGGCGATGGTTGCACAAAGAAAAAATCCGGCAGCAAAACTCACAATACTTTGTAGCCCATTACGCTTGCATTGCCAAGCTGCGTAAAGACTAAAAGTAATTAAAGCAATTAATGCAACGATCACCCAATAAACATACTGTGCATAGGCATCTATTTCATCAGGTCTTGCTTGTTTGCCAATTGCAGATAAGAAGAAAAAGCCAATGCAGCCTAGTGCTGCAAATCCAAGCGCCTGCAATTGCCAAGTAATCGGCATGACATTTGTATGGCCAAGCAGTCGCTCTAAACGGTTTCCTATTAACAAGGCTAGCGCAGGAAAAATAGGAATGATGTATCCCGGTAATTTGGATTGCGAGACACTAAAAAAGGCAAAAATTACAACGGACCAGCACACCAATAGCCATGTTATTGAGAAGGTGGGCTTGCGCTCGTTCCAGCCCTGGATTAAGGCGCCTGGGAGCTGTAGCACCCATGGTAGTAGGCCAATAACAAGCAGGGGGATGAAGTAATACAGAGGCCCTGTTCGGCTATGGGCATCTTGAGTAAAGCGTTGTAAATGTTCGTGAATAAAAAAGAATTCTAGAAACACTGGATTACGAATTGAGACCAATACAAACCATGGCGCTGTAACAATGAGAAAGAGAATGCTTCCACTAAAGAAACGCAGGCGTGTCCAGATTTTCCAATCGCCAGCGCTAAATGAGTAAACAATAAAAACCATTGCCGGAATAGCTACACCAATCAGACCTTTAGATAATGTAGCGAGCGCCATAAAAAACCAACAAGCCCACATCCAATTTCGGCTGCTCGATTTGTTGTGTGAGGTTTGCGCTAATAAAAGACTACAGACTGCACCTACTAAAAAAGCAGACAAGCCCATGTCTAAAGAATTGAAGTGGCCGCTAATCACCCACATTGGGCTCGATGCCAATACGACTGCTGCAAGCCAACCTACTCTAGCGTTATAAATCCTCGCCCCGGTAAATCCAATTGCTAGAATGGTGAGAAAGCCAGTGAGGGCCGTCCAAAGTCTTGCTTGCCAATCCCCGATACCAAATATCTGAAAAGTGACTGCGGTAGCCCACACTTGTAGTGGTGGCTTTTCAAAATATTGATAGCCGTTGTAGCGGGGCGTAACCCAGTCACCTGTCACCAGCATTTCACGGGCCATTTCGGCGTAGCGCCCCTCGTCAGAGGGGATGAGGTGCCGGTAATTGAGGGTGCCAAACCAAAGCAGCCCATAAATAATCACCAGCAGCAGGATTTTGCCGGGGTGAAGGGCTGAAGACTGGCGAATCTGCCCAAATTGCATTAATTGGGCTCCACAATCAGCGCTAACAAGACCTGGCGGCCTTCGCCTACAAGGATGTTGTAAGTTCGGCAGGCCGCCTGGGAGTCCATGATTTCAAAGCCTATTTTGGCTGTAATTAAGGATTTTAGGAGCTCAGGCTTGGGAAAACGCTGGCGTTTTCCTGTACCAATCAGAATCAGTTCTGGCTTGAGGTCGATCATTTGACTGAAATGGCCGGCCTCTAGATCCTCAAAGGTCTTTACGGGCCATTCAGCAATAGCCCCATCCGAGCTCAATAAGACAGCATGGGCATATGGGGTCTGGTTGATCTCTACGTAGCCATCACCATAGCCGGTGATCGTATTGGCTCCTGAGTGGGGGTCAGATTGAAGCTTCAAGTGGACTCTCTGTCATAATTATGTGGATTATAACTAGCTGTTTTTTCCTACATTTCAAGAACTTACCCTTTAATTTATTGTGAAACCCATCCTAAAGTCCCAAAAACTGAATGATGTCTGCTACGACATTCGCGGGCCGGTGCTCGAGCTCGCTCAGCGTATGGAGGAAGAGGGTCATAAGATCATCAAATTAAACATCGGAAACGTAGGGGTTTTTGGCTTCGATCCTCCTGAAGAAATTCAGTTGGACATGATCCGTAACCTGAGTAACGCTTCTGCTTATTCTGATTCCAAAGGGATCTTTTCCGCTCGTAAGGCAATCATGCAGTATTGCCAGGAAAAAGGGATTCAGGGCGTCACTTTAGATGATGTCTATACCGGTAACGGCGTTTCTGAACTCATCGTGCTGTCGATGAATGCTTTATTAAATGACGGCGATGAAGTGTTGGTACCAGCGCCTGATTATCCATTGTGGACCGCCGCCGTCAGTTTGTCTGGCGGTACTCCAGTGCATTATCTTTGTGATGAATCTAAAGAGTGGGCTCCTGACTTAGCTGATCTTCGTAAAAAAATTACGCCAAGTACAAAAGCGATCGTGGTGATTAATCCGAATAATCCGACCGGCGCAATTTATTCCAAAGAAGTGTTGGTGGAGTTAACGCAGATAGCTCGTGAAAACGGTTTGATTTTATTTGCCGACGAAATTTACGACAAGATGTTGTACGACGGTGAAAAACATCTTTCCTTGGCATCGTTGTCTACCGATGTAGTCATCATTACTTTTAATGGCCTCTCCAAAAATTACCGTTCATGCGGCTACCGTGCTGGTTGGATGGTGGTTTCGGGTGATAAAGAGATGGTGAGGGACTACATTGAAGGCCTTAATATGCTCTGCTCAATGCGCCTATGCGCCAACGTTCCAGGGCAATACGCTATTCAAACTGCGCTTGGCGGCTATCAAAGTATTAATGACTTAGTTAACGAAGGTGGACGCTTAGCAAGACAACGCGATCTTGCGTGGAAATTGATTACTGAAATTCCTGGCGTGAGTTGCGTTAAGCCAAAATCTGCTTTGTATTTGTTTCCTAAATTAGATCCAGAGATTTATCCCATCGAGGATGATCAACAGTTCGTCGCCGATCTTTTAAAGGATGAAAAAGTATTGTTAGTGCAAGGCTCAGGTTTTAATTGGGGCAAACCGGATCATTTCCGCGTAGTCTTCTTGCCTCATGAGGATGTGTTGAAGGAGGCGATTGGCCGCCTTGCACGTTTTCTCGAGCGCTATCGTCAAAAGCATGGCCGTAAGGCTTCTTCAACTGCAACAAAGGCATCATGAAACCGATTCAAGTAGGTCTATTAGGCATTGGCACCGTAGGTGGTGGCGTATTCACTGTTCTAGAGCGTAACCAAGACGAAATTCAGCGTCGCGCAGGTCGCGGCATTCGTATTCATACCGTTGCCGACCTAAATGTTGAGCGCGCCAAGGAATTGGTAAAAGATCGTGCGCAAGTAGTGAGCGATGCTCGCGCTGTCATCAATAATCCAGAGATTGATATTGTTGTTGAGCTCATTGGCGGCTATGGCATCGCTAGAGATTTAGTGCTCGAGGCTATTGCAGCGGGTAAGCATGTGGTTACTGCTAATAAGGCCTTGATTGCGGTGTATGGCAATGAGATTTTTAAAGCGGCCCATGCTAAAGGCGTGATGGTGGCGTTCGAAGCAGCAGTGGCAGGCGGTATTCCGATTATTAAAGCCTTGCGCGAAGGCTTAACAGCCAATCGCATCGAATGGATTGCCGGAATCATTAACGGCACTACCAACTTTATTCTCTCTGAGATGCGTGACAAAGGCCTGGACTTTGAGACTGTACTCAAGGAAGCGCAACGCCTGGGATATGCCGAGGCAGACCCTACGTTCGATATTGAGGGTGTTGATGCTGCTCATAAAGCAACCATCATGAGTGCAATTGCATTTGGTATTCCAATGCAATTTGAAAAAGCACACGTAGAAGGTATTACTAAATTAGCAGCGATAGATATTCGTTACGCTGAGCAATTAGGCTATCGCATTAAGTTACTCGGAATTGCTAAGAAAACTTCATCCGGCGTTGAGCTGCGCGTTCACCCAACCTTAATTCCATCAAAGCGTTTGATTGCGAATGTTGAAGGTGCCATGAACGCAGTTCAAGTATTTGGGGATGCAGTTGGAACGACTTTGTATTACGGTAAAGGCGCTGGCTCTGAGCCAACGGCTTCTGCAGTGATTGCGGATTTGGTAGATATCACGCGTTTATTAAGTGCGGATGCTGAGCACCGTGTTCCCTATTTGGCCTTCCAGCCTGATGCCGTTCAAGATACACCAGTACTGCCAATTGGTGAGATCACTACCAGTTACTACTTGCGGATGCGGGTTGCCGACCAAGCGGGCGTGTTGGCGGACATCACCAAGATTTTGGCTTCTCATGGAGTATCAATTGATGCGCTGTTGCAAAAAGAGGCTGATGAAGGCGAAAGTCAAACCGATTTAGTGGCTCTGACTCACGAGACTAAAGAAAAAAATATGCTGGCTGCTATCCAGGAGATTCAGGATCTCAAAACAGTCGCAGGTGAAGTGGTGAAGATTCGTTTAGAAAATCTGTCTTAATTAAATACATGCGTTACCAATCTACTCGTGGCAACAGCCCACAACAATCCTTTCTAGAAATTCTGTTGGGGGGATTGGCGCCTGATGGCGGTTTGTACCTGCCAACTGAGTACCCGCAAGTCACTCTAGCGCAACTAAATTCTTGGCGCGGTTTGTCATACGCTGATCTTGCCTATGAAGTGCTCAGTTTGTATTGCGACGATATTCCTGAGGCTGATTTGCGTGCTTTATTGCGCAAGACCTATACAGAGCAAGTCTATTGCAACGGTCGTTCTCAAGATAATGCTAAAGACATCACCCCCTTGCATTGGCTGGGTGAAGAGCATGGCACGAAGATTGGTCTATTGAGTCTTTCTAACGGGCCCACTTTGGCGTTCAAGGATATGGCAATGCAGTTATTGGGCAATCTTTTTGAATATGCTCTAAAGCGTGCTGGCCAAAAACTCAATATCTTGGGTGCGACTTCCGGCGACACTGGTAGTGCAGCAGAGTATGCAATGCGTGGCAAAGAGGGTGTAAGGGTATTTATGCTTTCACCTCGCGGCAAGATGAGCTCGTTCCAATCTGCACAAATGTATTCCTTGCAAGATCCCAATATTTTTAATTTAGCAGTGGCCGGTGTCTTTGATGATTGCCAAGACATCGTGAAAGCAGTGAGTAATGACCATGCGTTTAAAGCTCAGAGCCAAATTGGTACTGTCAACTCGATTAACTGGGGTCGTGTTGTTGCCCAAGTGGTGTATTACTTCCAAGGTTACTTATTAGCCACGAAATCTAGCAAGGAAAAAGTTTCTTTCACGGTGCCGTCTGGTAACTTTGGAAATGTATGTGCTGGTCATATCGCACGCATGATGGGTCTACCTATTGAGCATCTGATTGTGGCAACCAATGAGAATGATGTGTTGGATGAATTTTTCCGCACCGGGGTTTACCGTGCGCGCAAATCAGCCGAGACTCTGCAAACCTCTAGTCCTTCCATGGATATTTCCAAGGCAAGTAACTTTGAGCGCTTTGTATTTGACTTCATGGGTAAAGACGGTAAAGCTACAGCAGGGATGTTTAAGCAAGTGGATGAGACCGGTGGCTTTGATATCTCTCAAGATAAGGTATTCAAAGAGCTTGGTAAGTATGGTTTCCAATCTGGACGCAGCACCCATCAAAATCGTTTAGAGACTATTCGCGATATCGATCAGAAATATGGTGTGATGATTGATACACATACTGCCGATGGCGTAAAGGTTGCTCGCGAACATTTGCAGGCCGGTATCCCGATGCTCGTTTTGGAAACTGCGCTACCAATTAAGTTTGAAGAAACGATTCAAGAAGCCTTGGGTCGTCCAGCCGAGTGCCCACCAGCATTTCGTGATATCAAGTCGCACCCACAGCGTGTCGAAAATATTGATGCAGATGTAAATCAGGTCAAAGCATTTATTACTGCGCACCTCAACTGATTTAATCACTACAAGTAATTCATTCATCGTTATGACTAAGCCACCGATGTTGACTGCACAGCAGGCTTTAGACCATTTACTAAGCAATGCACAAGTTGTCAGTGACAGCGAGCGAGTTCCAATGCAGGCTGCCTTAGGGCGTGTATTAGCTGAAGATGTCAAAAGCCTGGTAGATGTGCCGCCGCAAGATAACACCTCTATGGATGGTTATGCCGTGCGCACTGCAGATACCGCCATTCCTGGAAACGTACTTGTCATAGCTCAGCGCATTCCTGCGGGATCCATGGGAACTCCTCTACACGCAGGTAGCGCTGCCAGAATATTTACGGGTGCACCAATTCCTTCTGGTGCTGATGCCGTAGTCATGCAAGAGGATTGTGTAATCCCTGATGGAGCTTCCGACCAAGTGCAAATCAATATTGCGCCAAGCGCTGGGCAATGGATTCGGCGTCAGGGCGAAGATCTCAGCGTTGGTAAGACTGCTTTATCAGCGGGAATATTATTGCGGCCTCAAGAGCTTGGAGTAGCCGCCTCTGCAGGTCTTACCCATTTAAATGTAAAGCGTCGCGTTAAAGTAGCCGCTTTCTTTACTGGTGATGAGTTAGCGCTTCCAGGTGAGCCATTAAAGCCGGGTGGTATTTATAACTCCAATCGAGATACATTATTGGCGTGCCTCAGATCATTGGGTTGTGAAGCCACTGATTTAGGAATTGTTCCAGATCGATTAGACGCTACTCGCGAGGCTTTGCGCAAGGCTAGCAAGGATCATGATTTGATCATTACTTCGGGTGGTGTATCGGTTGGCGAAGAAGATCACATTAAGCCTGCAGTAAGTGCTGAAGGCAGATTAGATCTTTGGCAGATTGCAATTAAACCCGGAAAGCCCTTGGCATTTGGGGCTGTTCGTAAATCGAGCGAACCTCAGGATGGGGAGGCTTGGTTTATTGGCTTGCCAGGTAATCCAGTCTCTAGTTTTGTCACCTTCCTACTGTTTGTGCGCCCCTTTATCTTGAAGTTACAGGGAAGAGATGTGAAGCCCATGCAATCGTATTTCATGCGCGCTGACTTTGATTGGCTTAAAGCCGATCGCCGCAATGAATTTTTGCGAGTGAAGGTAAATGCTGAGGGTGGACTCGAGTTATTCCCCAATCAGAGCTCCGGCGTACTCACGAGTGCCTCGTGGGGTGATGGCTTGGTAGACTGCCCTCCAGGTCAGCCTGTGAAAAAGGGTGATCTAGTGAAATATATTCCTTTTGATGCGCTCCTCACTTAATCGGATTACGATTCTCAGATGAAACTCGAATTGCGATTCTTTGCCTCCTTGCGTGAAGCCCTTGGCGTTGGACAAGAGAATATTGAAATTCCAGATTCAATTC is a window of Polynucleobacter asymbioticus QLW-P1DMWA-1 DNA encoding:
- a CDS encoding molybdopterin molybdotransferase MoeA, which translates into the protein MTKPPMLTAQQALDHLLSNAQVVSDSERVPMQAALGRVLAEDVKSLVDVPPQDNTSMDGYAVRTADTAIPGNVLVIAQRIPAGSMGTPLHAGSAARIFTGAPIPSGADAVVMQEDCVIPDGASDQVQINIAPSAGQWIRRQGEDLSVGKTALSAGILLRPQELGVAASAGLTHLNVKRRVKVAAFFTGDELALPGEPLKPGGIYNSNRDTLLACLRSLGCEATDLGIVPDRLDATREALRKASKDHDLIITSGGVSVGEEDHIKPAVSAEGRLDLWQIAIKPGKPLAFGAVRKSSEPQDGEAWFIGLPGNPVSSFVTFLLFVRPFILKLQGRDVKPMQSYFMRADFDWLKADRRNEFLRVKVNAEGGLELFPNQSSGVLTSASWGDGLVDCPPGQPVKKGDLVKYIPFDALLT